A portion of the Musa acuminata AAA Group cultivar baxijiao chromosome BXJ1-1, Cavendish_Baxijiao_AAA, whole genome shotgun sequence genome contains these proteins:
- the LOC103992143 gene encoding uncharacterized protein LOC103992143: MEEKGSMLVQILAVALCLTAFGFAIAAERRRSTGTIETDKFNATYCVYDSDVATGYGVGAFLFLLSSQSLLMGVTKCMCFGKPLAPGGNRAWSIIYFASSWLTFLIAEACLIAGATKNAYHTKYRHVVYAQNWTCESLRKGVFIAGAVFVVFTMILNVYYYMYFAKATGQAARKTNKPNPTVGMTGYA; the protein is encoded by the exons ATGGAAGAGAAGGGGTCGATGCTGGTGCAGATCCTTGCGGTCGCCCTCTGCCTCACTGCCTTCGGTTTCGCCATCGCCGCCGAACGCCGCAGGAGCACC GGTACCATAGAGACGGACAAGTTCAATGCCACTTATTGCGTTTATGATTCAGATGTAGCTACAGGTTATGGAGTTGGTGCTTTCTTGTTCCTTCTGTCCAGCCAATCACTACTTATGGGTGTCACAAAATGCATGTGTTTTGGCAAACCTTTAGCTCCTGGTGGAAATAGAGCGTGGTCGATAATATATTTTGCCTCTTCATG GCTAACTTTCCTAATCGCTGAGGCTTGTCTAATCGCTGGTGCTAcaaaaaatgcataccataccaAGTACCGGCATGTGGTCTATGCTCAGAACTGGACCTGCGAGTCTCTGAGAAAAGGAGTGTTCATTGCAGGAGCTGTCTTTGTGGTTTTCACCATGATTCTCAATGTGTATTACTACATGTATTTCGCAAAAGCTACGGGTCAGGCTGCACGAAAGACCAACAAACCAAACCCAACAGTTGGAATGACTGGTTATGCTTGA
- the LOC135680579 gene encoding LOB domain-containing protein 41-like: protein MRKSCNGCRILRKGCSDGCTIRPCLQWIKNPEAQANATAFLAKFYGRAGLVNLINAGTEHLRPAIFRSLLFEACGRIVNPVYGSVGLLWSGSWQLCQAAVEAVLKGAPIIQISSDSAAGAIPALKAHDIRHVSKNLSAGVVPGDLHEVAPKSRTRFKRSAGSPAALVVSKPGLFRRAASHETEEEASREDGSAFSAEGSHVILGEPEGVRLDLRLGMEPENRTGERGAEAKVRGASPSDARPVGPGLSLAA from the exons ATGAGGAAGAGCTGCAACGGATGTCGAATCCTACGGAAGGGCTGCAGCGACGGGTGCACCATCCGGCCCTGCCTGCAGTGGATCAAGAACCCCGAGGCGCAGGCCAACGCCACCGCCTTCCTCGCCAAGTTCTACGGCCGCGCCGGACTCGTCAACCTCATCAACGCCGGCACCGAACACCTCCGCCCTG CCATATTCCGGTCGCTGTTGTTCGAGGCTTGTGGGCGGATCGTTAACCCGGTATATGGCTCGGTGGGATTGCTTTGGTCCGGCAGCTGGCAGCTGTGCCAGGCGGCCGTCGAGGCGGTGCTCAAGGGGGCGCCCATCATCCAGATCTCGTCCGACTCCGCCGCTGGCGCTATTCCGGCGTTGAAGGCCCACGACATCCGCCATGTGTCCAAGAACCTCAGCGCCGGTGTCGTACCCGGGGACCTCCACGAGGTCGCCCCCAAGTCACGGACCCGATTCAAGCGCTCGGCCGGAAGTCCAGCTGCGCTGGTCGTCTCGAAGCCGGGGCTCTTCCGACGGGCGGCGAGCCACGAAACGGAGGAGGAGGCTAGCCGCGAGGACGGGAGCGCGTTCTCGGCGGAGGGATCGCACGTGATCCTGGGGGAGCCGGAGGGCGTACGGCTGGACCTGAGGCTTGGCATGGAGCCGGAGAACCGGACCGGGGAAAGAGGAGCGGAGGCGAAAGTGCGGGGCGCGTCGCCGTCGGACGCGCGACCGGTGGGGCCGGGGCTCAGCTTAGCGGCATGA
- the LOC135680585 gene encoding VQ motif-containing protein 20-like produces MSPSSREIHGSRPAPLKIHKDSHLIHKASSSSSSSSTTTNASSQQQQRHRPVIIYTHSPKVIHTQAHDFMALVQKLTGLSRSTNDDISSSLPPAPPAANASRLHKDSNRAAVSASDDSSSSSENSSLGGDVHVTCSSLTSVGAISPIAFEPLPPPNPFFSEIPMFTPTSEDFICSSMPFYRYPDSSMLSPSIHNMGSAISPPYTDAMKTYHEY; encoded by the coding sequence ATGAGTCCCTCGTCCAGAGAGATCCATGGCTCCCGCCCCGCCCCTCTGAAGATCCACAAGGATTCTCACCTCATCCACaaggcttcctcctcctcctcatcttcctccaccaccaccaacgCCTCCTCTCAGCAGCAGCAGCGCCACCGCCCCGTCATCATCTACACCCACTCGCCCAAGGTCATCCACACGCAGGCCCACGACTTCATGGCGCTCGTCCAGAAACTCACCGGCCTCTCCCGTTCCACCAACGACGACATCTCGTCCTCCCTCCCACCTGCACCCCCCGCGGCCAACGCTTCGCGTCTGCACAAGGACAGCAACCGGGCTGCTGTCTCCGCTTCCGAcgactcatcctcctcctccgagAATAGCAGCTTGGGGGGCGATGTGCATGTCACCTGCTCATCATTGACTTCCGTCGGTGCGATTTCTCCGATCGCCTTCGAACCGTTGCCGCCACCGAATCCCTTTTTCTCAGAGATCCCAATGTTCACTCCCACCTCTGAGGATTTCATCTGCTCATCGATGCCATTCTACAGATATCCGGATTCGTCCATGCTCTCGCCTTCCATCCACAATATGGGCAGCGCCATCTCGCCTCCCTACACGGATGCGATGAAGACGTACCACGAGTACTAA
- the LOC103992124 gene encoding endonuclease 2 — protein sequence MGVLLFLRVFFLLLVAGAPTAQAWGKEGHYMVCKIAEKYLTKKASAAVLDLLPESAGGDLAAVCSWADEVRFRYRWSSPLHYANTPGVCNFEYSRDCHNSKGVQDMCVVGAINNYTTQLLSYGDASSGYNLTESLMFLAHFVGDVHQPLHVGFAEDAGGNTIIVHWYRRKSNLHHVWDVNIIETAMRDFYDNDLGSMIEAIEMNITNEWSDEVSGWKRCSATTSMTCADKYASESIRLACDYAYKDVEQDSTLGDDYFFSRLPVVEKRIAQAGVRLASLLNRVFRKTEEDEVLQLVVQSVDEAHAI from the exons ATGGGTGTCTTACTCTTCCTCCGCGTCTTCTTTCTTCTGCTAGTAGCAGGAGCTCCAACCGCGCAGGCCTGGGGGAAGGAGGGGCACTACATGGTCTGCAAAATAGCAGAG AAATATCTCACGAAGAAAGCGTCAGCAGCGGTGTTAGACCTTCTGCCGGAGTCTGCCGGAGGGGATCTAGCGGCAGTGTGCTCGTGGGCGGATGAGGTGCGGTTCCGGTACCGATGGTCGAGCCCGCTCCATTATGCCAATACTCCAGGAGTCTGCAACTTCGAGTATTCAA GGGATTGCCACAATTCAAAAGGTGTGCAGGACATGTGCGTGGTTGGAGCAATTAACAATTACACTACGCAGCTTTTGAGCTATGGCGATGCATCGAGTGGAT ATAACCTGACAGAGAGTCTCATGTTCCTCGCACATTTCGTGGGAGACGTACATCAACCACTCCATGTAGGATTCGCGGAGGATGCGGGTGGTAATACCATAATCGTCCATTGGTACCGAAGAAAAAGCAACCTTCATCAT GTGTGGGACGTTAACATAATAGAGACTGCCATGCGTGACTTCTACGACAATGATCTGGGTAGCATGATCGAGGCCATCGAGATGAACATCACT AATGAATGGTCTGATGAAGTCAGTGGATGGAAGCGATGCAGCGCAACAACGTCGATGACTTGCGCTGACAA GTATGCCTCCGAGAGCATAAGATTAGCTTGTGACTATGCTTATAAGGATGTCGAGCAAGATTCCACTTTAGGAG ATGATTACTTCTTTTCTCGGCTTCCTGTGGTGGAGAAAAGAATAGCACAAGCTGGTGTGAGGTTGGCATCACTACTCAACCGTGTTTTCCGTAAAACAGAAGAGGATGAAGTTCTACAGCTCGTGGTGCAGAGTGTAGATGAAGCCCATGCGATATGA
- the LOC103992115 gene encoding transcription factor bHLH75-like — MGEFADAERFECLKPSLPFMEMDTNLELMRQLAELNGSAMHSPSMGLMDYSDEYYLPHQSEFSIPFIDDLTGPPAERQKPIAESQPAGSVGEQSHGGRKRKMIAESNASSHNFSEAHSVIGSAEVNTEKKNGSESGRRRKSNSKEAGKPKEVVHVRARRGQATDSHSLAERVRRRKINERMRCLQDLVPGCYKTMGMAGMLDEIINYVQSLQNQVEFLSMKLSAASSFYDYSLGVEAIAITQVDGAYEGEEAERAQRKGHGDCTSVHSISMPSF; from the exons ATGGGGGAGTTCGCGGACGCGGAGAGATTTGAGTGTCTTAAGCCCTCTCTTCCTTTCATGGAGATGGACACCAACTTGGAGCTGATGAGGCAGCTCGCGGAGCTCAATGGCTCGGCTATGCACAGCCCGAGCATGGGATTGATGGATTACTCCGACGAGTACTACTTGCCTCATCAGTCCGAGTTCTCGATTCCATTTATCGATGACTTGACCGGTCCGCCTGCAGAACGCCAAAAACCCATTGCGGAGTCGCAGCCTGCGGGATCTGTTGGAGAGCAGAGTCATGGAGGCAGGAAAAGGAAGATGATCGCGGAATCGAATGCGAGTTCCCACAACTTTTCAGAGGCCCACTCGGTGATTGGATCGGCAGAAGTTAACACTGAGAAAAAGAAC GGATCCGAGAGTGGGAGAAGACGCAAAAGCAATTCGAAGGAAGCAGGGAAGCCAAAGGAGGTAGTTCATGTGAGGGCAAGAAGAGGCCAAGCCACTGACAGCCACAGCCTAGCTGAGAGG gtgaggaggaggaagatCAATGAAAGAATGAGATGTTTACAAGACCTTGTTCCTGGATGCTACAAG ACGATGGGTATGGCAGGGATGCTGGATGAGATAATCAACTATGTGCAATCACTGCAGAACCAAGTTGAG TTTCTTTCAATGAAACTTTCGGCTGCGAGTTCCTTTTACGACTACAGCTTGGGTGTGGAAGCCATCGCAATAACTCAG GTGGATGGAGCATACGAGGGGGAAGAGGCAGAGAGAGCGCAGAGAAAGGGACATGGGGATTGCACCAGCGTCCACTCAATATCGATGCCCTCCTTTTGA
- the LOC135680594 gene encoding transcription factor MYB2-like, translating into MSGKRGSSNKHEDMKLRRGPWTLEEDTLLVHYIAFHGEGRWNLLARCSGLKRTGKSCRLRWLNYLKPDIKRGNLSPEEQLLILELQSKWGNRWSRIAQYLPGRTDNEIKNYWRTQTQKQARQLKIDANSTVFRDAVRCYWTPRLLDQTISPQPAQTPHADTAATAIDHPPRDLVQELFLPSTHCRFESRGSYELSGAEVRNPSTSSAQVSGLPESSCKPVDELSGIEFSPFHSGSSDDNAHSLGACRLPPMTASADSYATSGCTTTYNNCMNSVGDSLWSMDELYGMLNTWMG; encoded by the exons ATGTCTGGGAAAAGGGGATCATCCAACAAACATGAAGACATGAAGCTAAGGAGAGGTCCCTGGACTCTGGAGGAGGACACTCTCCTCGTCCACTACATTGCCTTTCACGGCGAAGGTCGCTGGAACCTGCTCGCTAGGTGCTCAG GCTTGAAGAGAACCGGCAAGAGCTGTCGTTTGAGGTGGTTGAACTACTTAAAGCCCGATATAAAGCGAGGCAATCTCTCTCCCGAGGAGCAGCTCCTGATCCTCGAACTCCAGTCCAAGTGGGGGAACAG GTGGTCACGGATTGCACAATACTTACCAGGGAGAACCGACAACGAGATAAAGAACTACTGGAGGACGCAGACGCAGAAGCAAGCAAGGCAGCTCAAGATCGACGCCAACAGCACCGTGTTTCGTGATGCAGTTCGATGCTACTGGACGCCGAGGTTGCTGGACCAGACGATCTCTCCTCAGCCCGCGCAAACTCCGCATGCCGACACGGCCGCCACGGCGATCGACCATCCTCCCCGAGACCTCGTCCAAGAGTTGTTCCTACCCAGCACGCATTGCCGATTCGAGAGTCGCGGCTCGTACGAGCTATCAGGAGCAGAGGTTCGCAACCCGAGCACCTCATCAGCCCAAGTCTCAGGCTTGCCGGAATCCTCGTGTAAGCCGGTGGACGAGCTCAGTGGCATCGAGTTCAGTCCATTCCACAGTGGCAGCTCCGACGACAACGCCCACAGCTTAGGAGCCTGCCGCCTACCTCCCATGACGGCATCGGCAGATAGCTATGCAACATCCGGTTGCACGACTACTTACAATAATTGCATGAACAGCGTGGGAGACAGCTTGTGGAGCATGGATGAACTGTATGGAATGCTGAATACGTGGATGGGGTAG